The following proteins are co-located in the Myxococcus fulvus genome:
- the glgA gene encoding glycogen synthase GlgA, with the protein MKILFISSEVAPFSKTGGLGDVAGALPAALASLGHDVKVVTPRYRDLRDAGRLAPTGQSLQLRFPFGEVGGPILSARVAQGLEVLFLENEHFFGGRHGLYGDAAGEFGDNARRFAYLSVGALQAAQRVGFQPDIIHANDWQTGLVPVALRRGFQSTSLSRAKSVFTIHNLAYQGQFQKDAMADLGLPWDLFTSEGGLEFYDTVNLLKGGLVFSDALTTVSPTYAREIQTPEQGYGLDGLLRRRAHRLHGILNGVDVHEWNPVTDPYLPARFGPREMEGKAVCKRALLERFGLPEGDAPVFAIVSRLAWQKGMDLLLEALPTALQADIRFVGVGSGEGPLEEGLRALQARFPRQVSVHLGFDPALSHWVEAGADFFLMPSRYEPCGLNQMYSLRYGTVPIVRATGGLVDTVEGGLDGNGILFEAFHKAALLAAFRRAQALYADPPRLADFRRRGMEKDFSWDVSARRYEALYSALMAE; encoded by the coding sequence ATGAAGATTCTCTTCATCTCCTCGGAGGTGGCGCCCTTCTCGAAGACGGGGGGACTGGGGGACGTGGCCGGCGCGCTGCCCGCCGCGCTCGCCTCGCTGGGCCACGACGTCAAGGTCGTCACCCCGCGCTACCGTGACCTGCGCGACGCCGGACGACTCGCGCCCACCGGACAGTCGCTCCAGCTGCGCTTCCCCTTCGGTGAGGTGGGCGGGCCCATCCTCTCCGCCCGCGTGGCGCAGGGGCTGGAGGTCCTGTTCCTGGAGAACGAGCACTTCTTCGGCGGCCGCCACGGGCTGTACGGCGACGCGGCGGGCGAGTTCGGCGACAACGCGCGTCGCTTCGCCTACCTGTCCGTGGGCGCGCTGCAGGCGGCCCAGCGCGTGGGCTTCCAGCCGGACATCATCCACGCGAACGACTGGCAGACGGGGCTCGTCCCGGTGGCGCTGCGGCGCGGCTTCCAGTCCACGTCGCTGTCGCGCGCCAAGAGCGTGTTCACCATCCACAACCTGGCCTACCAGGGGCAGTTCCAGAAGGACGCGATGGCGGACCTGGGGCTGCCGTGGGACTTGTTCACTTCGGAGGGCGGGCTGGAGTTCTACGACACCGTCAACCTGCTCAAGGGCGGGCTCGTCTTCTCCGACGCGCTCACCACGGTGTCGCCCACGTACGCGCGCGAAATCCAGACGCCCGAACAGGGCTACGGCCTGGACGGGCTCTTGCGCCGCCGCGCCCACCGGCTGCACGGCATCCTCAACGGCGTGGACGTGCACGAGTGGAACCCCGTCACGGACCCCTACCTGCCAGCGCGCTTCGGCCCGCGGGAGATGGAGGGCAAGGCGGTGTGCAAGCGGGCGCTGCTCGAGCGCTTCGGCCTGCCGGAGGGGGACGCGCCCGTGTTCGCCATCGTCAGCCGGCTGGCGTGGCAGAAGGGCATGGACCTGCTGCTGGAGGCGCTGCCCACCGCGCTGCAGGCGGACATCCGCTTCGTGGGCGTGGGCAGCGGCGAGGGCCCCCTGGAGGAGGGCCTGCGCGCCCTGCAGGCCCGCTTCCCGCGCCAGGTGTCCGTGCACCTGGGGTTCGACCCCGCCCTGTCACATTGGGTGGAGGCCGGCGCCGACTTCTTCCTGATGCCCAGCCGATACGAGCCGTGTGGGCTGAACCAGATGTATTCGCTGCGTTATGGGACGGTGCCCATCGTCCGGGCCACCGGAGGGCTGGTGGACACCGTGGAGGGGGGGCTGGACGGCAACGGCATCCTCTTCGAGGCCTTCCACAAGGCAGCGCTCCTGGCCGCCTTCCGCCGGGCCCAGGCCCTCTACGCGGACCCGCCCCGGCTCGCGGATTTCAGGCGGCGGGGCATGGAGAAGGACTTTTCCTGGGATGTCTCCGCCCGGCGATACGAGGCCCTGTATTCAGCCTTGATGGCTGAATAG
- a CDS encoding LVIVD repeat-containing protein has product MRALSMLAAMTLALMACGKDKPDPEPQPPVSDADEGDWEDTGPFATCSVDAASNACGSLGSFDITGCTPGQLTSLDPDGVYTIHVRARTPRYGNTYAFSSQSMRLADSGDQYAGGLPLDTRQVHAGGVVFASGSFTSGTTSRRRSFIGCQSPAPNRLQGCYVDCINGRLESEGTFDAWKVTPREGEPVSSGLELLSETAVSAGLAADVYVTKGHAYVVSLYGGLFVYDVSDPANPRLTRNIRRANDNYWNGVWAKDDALYIASDSRGVIVFDISTPGEPLEVRAMGTARTNVHTVFVEGNRLFAASPAPTGEVLVYDISQPLDPQLTGTFQATGFTAATSYGPHDMFAFEGRLYVNFWRAGYVIASLQDDAAPKQLGAYRYEHSNSHASAVARYGERLIAFEGGEDWGAHLRVLDVTDAANPQRIGEYRRRQQVSIHNMVLSGTKLYVAWYHEGVRVLDVSTPESPREVAHYNTFRPDDPMRGESFYDGAIGMRVPGDGFIYAVDTSRGLLILRETP; this is encoded by the coding sequence ATGCGCGCCCTGTCGATGCTGGCCGCGATGACACTGGCCTTGATGGCCTGCGGCAAGGACAAGCCCGACCCCGAGCCCCAACCTCCCGTCAGCGACGCCGACGAGGGCGACTGGGAGGACACAGGCCCCTTCGCCACCTGCAGCGTGGACGCCGCCTCCAACGCCTGCGGCAGCCTGGGCAGCTTCGACATCACCGGCTGCACACCCGGACAGCTCACCTCGCTGGACCCCGACGGCGTCTACACGATTCACGTGCGCGCGCGCACGCCCCGCTACGGCAACACCTACGCCTTCTCGTCGCAGTCGATGCGGCTGGCGGACTCGGGCGACCAGTACGCGGGCGGCCTTCCCCTCGACACGCGGCAGGTGCATGCCGGTGGCGTCGTCTTCGCCTCCGGCTCGTTCACCTCGGGCACCACCTCCCGACGCCGCTCGTTCATCGGCTGCCAGTCCCCCGCCCCGAACCGGCTGCAGGGCTGCTACGTGGACTGCATCAACGGCAGGCTCGAGAGCGAGGGCACCTTCGACGCGTGGAAGGTCACGCCTCGCGAGGGCGAGCCCGTGTCCTCCGGCCTGGAGCTCCTGTCGGAGACGGCCGTGTCGGCGGGACTCGCCGCCGACGTCTACGTCACCAAGGGCCACGCCTACGTCGTGTCCCTCTACGGTGGCCTCTTCGTCTACGACGTGAGCGACCCGGCGAACCCCCGGCTCACCCGCAACATCCGCCGCGCGAACGACAACTACTGGAACGGCGTGTGGGCCAAGGACGACGCGCTCTACATCGCCAGTGACTCGCGGGGCGTCATCGTCTTCGACATCAGCACCCCGGGCGAGCCCCTGGAGGTGCGCGCGATGGGCACCGCGCGCACCAACGTGCACACGGTGTTCGTCGAGGGGAACCGCCTGTTCGCCGCGTCCCCCGCGCCCACGGGAGAAGTCCTCGTCTACGACATCTCCCAGCCGCTCGACCCACAGTTGACGGGCACCTTCCAGGCCACGGGCTTCACCGCGGCGACGTCCTACGGCCCCCACGACATGTTCGCCTTCGAGGGGCGGCTCTACGTCAACTTCTGGCGCGCCGGCTATGTCATCGCCTCACTGCAGGACGACGCCGCGCCGAAGCAGCTCGGCGCCTACCGCTACGAGCACTCCAACAGCCACGCCAGCGCCGTCGCGCGCTACGGCGAGCGCCTCATCGCCTTCGAGGGCGGCGAGGACTGGGGCGCGCACCTGCGCGTGCTGGACGTGACGGACGCGGCCAACCCCCAGCGCATCGGCGAGTACCGGCGGCGCCAGCAGGTCTCCATCCACAACATGGTGCTGTCCGGCACGAAGCTCTACGTCGCCTGGTACCACGAGGGCGTGCGCGTACTGGACGTGTCCACCCCGGAGAGCCCCCGCGAGGTGGCCCACTACAACACCTTCCGTCCGGACGACCCGATGCGCGGCGAGAGCTTCTACGACGGCGCCATCGGCATGCGCGTGCCCGGGGACGGCTTCATCTACGCGGTGGACACCTCGCGCGGCCTGCTCATCCTGCGCGAGACGCCCTGA
- a CDS encoding pilus assembly protein N-terminal domain-containing protein: MPARMYSLGALLALLVPALALAWPVDLVRPLELDKEQFQKLAAVEWVEVEDPSVAHVEVLQGSNELLLSGRKPGRTLMLLYAEGRFAVWRLTVGNPPDEDVTPRLAAARKACPDLKATQGAERALTATVKDAACRAALLEVLRTDAFVARDLELTFDVPALQEQLTSFTTALQPLGLEARYSGAGLVVSGSASREDWHKALWELFRRSAGRVPLEDRVEVKAPEPSAATPDAGSDVKPEPPVEIEILKPAPKKPARKKAQ, translated from the coding sequence ATGCCCGCTCGCATGTATTCCCTTGGAGCACTCCTGGCCCTCCTCGTCCCCGCGCTGGCCCTGGCGTGGCCGGTGGACCTGGTCCGTCCCCTGGAGCTCGACAAGGAGCAGTTCCAGAAGCTGGCGGCCGTCGAGTGGGTGGAGGTGGAGGACCCCTCCGTGGCCCACGTGGAGGTGCTCCAGGGCAGCAACGAACTGTTGCTCAGTGGGCGAAAGCCCGGGCGCACGCTGATGCTCCTCTATGCGGAGGGGCGCTTCGCCGTGTGGCGGCTCACCGTGGGCAACCCGCCAGATGAGGACGTCACGCCCCGGCTGGCGGCGGCGCGCAAGGCGTGTCCGGACCTGAAGGCCACGCAGGGCGCGGAGCGCGCGCTGACGGCCACGGTGAAGGACGCGGCGTGCCGCGCGGCGCTGCTGGAGGTGCTGCGCACGGACGCCTTCGTCGCGCGGGACTTGGAGCTGACGTTCGACGTGCCGGCGCTGCAGGAGCAGCTCACGTCGTTCACCACCGCGCTGCAGCCGCTGGGCCTGGAGGCGCGCTACAGCGGCGCGGGGCTGGTGGTGTCGGGCTCGGCGAGCCGCGAGGACTGGCACAAGGCGCTGTGGGAGCTGTTCCGCCGCTCGGCGGGGCGGGTGCCGCTGGAGGACCGGGTGGAGGTGAAGGCCCCGGAGCCTTCGGCCGCCACGCCGGACGCGGGCTCCGACGTGAAGCCGGAGCCCCCGGTGGAGATTGAAATCCTCAAGCCGGCGCCGAAGAAGCCCGCGCGCAAGAAGGCGCAGTGA
- a CDS encoding LEA type 2 family protein produces the protein MRTRLLVLGAWAALAGPGCLGAVPLKPRAYDEAVRVESLDVDFQADGSGLLDVGLQVKNPASDPATLTAVDFELWVDGRRVATGQQQVDAALPPQGEAPLRVLFPLSAERVVPVTGAVPVRLRGGVVLRFGGTERRASFRAQGSRKLTHVPPLEGMAE, from the coding sequence ATGCGCACGCGGCTCCTCGTCCTCGGGGCATGGGCGGCGCTCGCCGGCCCTGGGTGCCTGGGCGCGGTGCCCCTCAAGCCGCGCGCCTATGACGAGGCGGTGCGCGTCGAGTCGCTGGACGTGGACTTCCAGGCGGACGGCTCGGGGCTTCTCGATGTCGGGCTCCAGGTGAAGAACCCCGCGTCGGACCCGGCGACGCTCACCGCGGTGGACTTCGAGCTGTGGGTGGACGGACGGCGCGTGGCCACCGGCCAGCAGCAGGTGGACGCGGCGCTGCCGCCCCAGGGCGAGGCGCCCCTGCGCGTGCTCTTCCCGCTGTCCGCCGAGCGCGTGGTGCCGGTGACGGGGGCGGTGCCGGTGCGGCTTCGCGGCGGGGTGGTGCTGCGCTTCGGCGGCACCGAGCGGCGGGCGTCCTTCCGGGCCCAGGGCTCGCGCAAGCTCACGCACGTGCCCCCGCTGGAGGGCATGGCGGAGTGA
- a CDS encoding serine/threonine protein kinase, producing MADAPDLGGYEVVGRLAVGGMAEVYQARARSTTQRSPGEPDEVVIKRLHPSFRNDTAYVKAFVDEAKLTVRLRHAHIVRTFRLFKAGPDYLMVQELVSGRTLGYMQELLLKAGAAMPPEAACYIAWCLLKALDYIHRAKVGENGATIVHRDLNPANVLLGINGDVKLTDFGVAEVEGMMRGDAGALRGTLPYMSPEQVLGQAVDARTDLFAVGIILWELFASRRLYSGDNEADLMHKVRDARVPLLSSVTSDLPDYAGLVVRKALFADRARRFQSAAEFIKALEALARRAGWPLTVEALQPLLGG from the coding sequence GTGGCGGATGCTCCGGACCTGGGTGGCTACGAGGTAGTCGGCCGACTGGCCGTTGGCGGCATGGCGGAGGTGTACCAGGCGCGAGCCCGGTCCACGACGCAGCGCTCGCCCGGCGAGCCCGACGAAGTTGTCATCAAGCGGTTGCACCCGTCGTTCCGCAACGACACGGCCTACGTGAAGGCCTTCGTCGACGAGGCGAAGCTGACGGTGCGCCTGCGACACGCGCACATCGTCCGGACGTTCCGCCTGTTCAAGGCGGGGCCGGACTACCTCATGGTGCAGGAGCTCGTCAGTGGCCGGACGCTCGGCTACATGCAGGAGCTGCTCCTCAAGGCCGGCGCGGCGATGCCGCCCGAGGCCGCCTGCTACATCGCGTGGTGTCTGCTCAAGGCGCTCGACTACATCCACCGCGCGAAGGTGGGGGAGAACGGCGCCACCATCGTCCACCGCGACCTCAACCCGGCCAACGTGCTGCTCGGCATCAACGGCGACGTGAAGCTGACGGACTTCGGCGTGGCGGAGGTGGAGGGGATGATGCGCGGCGACGCGGGCGCGCTGCGCGGCACGCTGCCGTACATGAGCCCCGAGCAGGTGCTGGGGCAGGCGGTGGACGCGCGCACCGACTTGTTCGCGGTGGGCATCATCCTGTGGGAGCTGTTTGCCAGCCGGCGGCTGTACTCGGGCGACAACGAGGCGGACCTGATGCACAAGGTGCGCGACGCGCGGGTGCCGCTGCTCTCCTCGGTGACGTCGGACCTGCCGGACTACGCGGGGCTGGTGGTGCGCAAGGCGCTCTTCGCGGACCGGGCGCGGCGCTTCCAGTCGGCGGCGGAGTTCATCAAGGCGCTGGAGGCGCTGGCCCGCCGGGCGGGCTGGCCCCTCACGGTGGAGGCGCTCCAGCCCCTCTTGGGCGGCTGA
- a CDS encoding hemolysin family protein: MPTWALWVACLALCFVRSLVAAAESALYGTSDLRAQELAESHKGASSRRVLRHKTEREATATALRLGTLLSGFLAAAIGAFVPPRMLDLTRYGEAAWLPVATVAAGALFVGVLASLMEVTMRGLANANPERWALRLSGVVSLLVAVLYPPMRVVLGVLNLMARTFGRTLRFEPPPPPLEELEKLLAAQAAKNEVDKSAPQLIRSIFELSDKRCRDVMVPRTEVVTVDSTISSEDLLRLLAEENHSRIPVYRDDVDHIIGVLHARDIIPLLQHPELIVLQDIIRPAHFVPWMKPIGDLLRDMQKRKIHMAIVVDEYGGFMGVVTLEDILREIVGDIGDEFEVEEKQVEKMADGSFMVDAAMEVDSFTQAFGFPLPEGDFDTLGGYLSSLAGHLPDVGERFTYNGWQFVVANKEGARIDRVRMSRLKSATPGKDTRPKEPRSEAPAAKS, encoded by the coding sequence ATGCCTACCTGGGCCCTCTGGGTCGCCTGCCTGGCGCTGTGCTTCGTCAGGTCGCTGGTCGCCGCGGCCGAATCCGCGCTCTACGGAACGTCGGACCTGCGTGCACAGGAGCTGGCCGAATCCCACAAGGGCGCGTCGAGCCGACGCGTGCTGCGTCACAAGACCGAGCGCGAGGCCACCGCCACCGCGCTGCGCCTGGGCACCCTGCTCAGCGGGTTCCTCGCCGCCGCCATTGGCGCGTTCGTCCCGCCGCGCATGCTGGATTTGACGCGCTACGGTGAGGCCGCGTGGCTGCCCGTCGCCACCGTGGCCGCGGGTGCGCTGTTCGTCGGCGTGCTGGCCAGCCTCATGGAGGTCACCATGCGTGGCCTCGCCAACGCGAACCCGGAGCGGTGGGCGCTGCGGCTGTCGGGCGTGGTGTCGCTGCTGGTGGCGGTGCTCTACCCGCCCATGCGCGTGGTGCTCGGCGTGCTGAATCTGATGGCGCGCACCTTCGGCCGCACGCTGCGCTTCGAGCCGCCGCCGCCGCCGCTCGAGGAGCTGGAGAAGCTGCTCGCCGCGCAGGCCGCGAAGAACGAGGTCGACAAGAGCGCGCCCCAGCTCATCCGCTCCATCTTCGAGCTGTCCGACAAGCGCTGCCGCGACGTCATGGTGCCGCGTACCGAGGTCGTCACCGTCGACAGCACCATCTCCTCCGAGGACCTGCTGCGACTGCTCGCCGAGGAGAACCACTCGCGCATCCCCGTGTACCGGGACGACGTGGACCACATCATCGGCGTGCTGCACGCGCGCGACATCATCCCGCTGCTCCAACACCCGGAGCTCATCGTCCTGCAGGACATCATCCGCCCCGCGCACTTCGTGCCGTGGATGAAGCCCATCGGCGACCTCCTGCGCGACATGCAGAAGCGCAAGATCCACATGGCCATCGTCGTGGACGAGTACGGCGGCTTCATGGGCGTCGTCACGCTGGAGGACATCCTGCGCGAAATCGTCGGCGACATCGGCGACGAGTTCGAGGTGGAGGAGAAGCAGGTCGAGAAGATGGCGGACGGCAGCTTCATGGTGGACGCCGCCATGGAGGTGGACAGCTTCACCCAGGCGTTCGGCTTCCCGCTGCCCGAGGGCGACTTCGACACGCTGGGCGGCTACCTGTCGTCGCTCGCCGGCCACCTGCCGGACGTGGGCGAGCGCTTCACCTACAACGGCTGGCAGTTCGTCGTGGCCAACAAGGAAGGCGCCCGCATCGACCGCGTGCGCATGTCCCGGCTCAAGAGCGCCACGCCTGGCAAGGACACGCGCCCCAAGGAGCCTCGCTCCGAGGCCCCCGCCGCCAAGTCCTGA